Proteins from a single region of Streptomyces sp. Tu 3180:
- a CDS encoding CDGSH iron-sulfur domain-containing protein — MPNSPSDAPRRVTVQRKGPLLVEGPVEVELEDGTIVSSDRFRVALCTCRRSRRHPWCDTSHRDRTRGSEES; from the coding sequence GTGCCGAACTCCCCGTCTGACGCCCCGCGTCGCGTCACCGTCCAGCGCAAGGGCCCGCTGCTGGTGGAAGGACCGGTGGAGGTGGAGCTGGAGGACGGCACGATCGTGTCCTCCGACCGCTTCCGCGTGGCGCTGTGCACCTGCCGCCGCAGCCGGCGCCATCCGTGGTGCGACACCAGCCACCGGGACCGCACCCGCGGGTCCGAGGAGTCCTGA
- a CDS encoding alpha/beta hydrolase produces MTDFVVVAGAWLGAWAWEEVTAELRAAGHGAHPLTLSGLAEKRGLPAGQQTHVRDVVDEVERLGLRDVVLVGHSYSGVPVGQAAERIGDRLRRVVFVDAAVPVDGESFLSGWPSDPVRRSIAEHDGFWPPPEADGFAGQGLTDDGIARLVGGSTPHPGATLTEPAVLTGPLDALPATYVKCLLDGDEPPPAAAKPLESGTWEPVTMDTGHWPMFSRPRALARILHEAAAGR; encoded by the coding sequence ATGACTGATTTCGTGGTGGTGGCCGGTGCCTGGCTCGGTGCGTGGGCGTGGGAGGAGGTGACGGCCGAACTGCGCGCGGCCGGGCACGGGGCGCATCCGCTGACGCTGTCCGGGCTCGCGGAGAAACGGGGCCTGCCGGCGGGGCAGCAGACCCACGTCCGGGACGTCGTGGACGAGGTGGAGCGGCTCGGTCTGCGCGACGTCGTCCTCGTCGGGCACAGCTACTCCGGCGTCCCGGTCGGCCAGGCCGCCGAGCGGATCGGCGACCGGCTGAGGCGCGTGGTGTTCGTCGACGCCGCCGTCCCGGTGGACGGGGAGTCGTTCCTGTCGGGCTGGCCGAGCGACCCCGTGCGGCGCTCGATCGCCGAGCACGACGGCTTCTGGCCGCCCCCGGAGGCGGACGGCTTCGCGGGCCAGGGGCTGACGGACGACGGGATCGCCCGCCTCGTCGGCGGATCGACCCCGCACCCGGGCGCCACGCTCACCGAACCGGCCGTCCTCACCGGTCCGCTCGACGCGTTGCCGGCGACGTACGTCAAGTGCCTGCTGGACGGCGACGAGCCCCCGCCGGCCGCGGCGAAGCCGCTGGAGAGCGGGACGTGGGAGCCGGTGACGATGGACACCGGGCACTGGCCGATGTTCTCGCGGCCGCGCGCACTGGCCCGGATCCTGCACGAGGCGGCCGCCGGCCGCTGA
- a CDS encoding subtilase-type protease inhibitor: MRNTARWATTLGLTAAAVCAPLAGAASAAAGSAPSALYAPSALVLTLGHGESALTTTPERAATLTCAPGPSGTHPAAASACAELNGVDGDLDALTMREGVFCTKQYDPVVVTVDGVWQGQRVSYERIFSNECVMNAHGSSVFAF; the protein is encoded by the coding sequence ATGCGGAACACCGCGCGCTGGGCCACCACCCTCGGCCTCACGGCCGCCGCCGTCTGCGCACCCCTGGCCGGGGCCGCGTCGGCCGCTGCGGGAAGCGCCCCCTCCGCGCTCTACGCCCCGTCGGCCCTGGTGCTCACCCTGGGCCACGGCGAGAGCGCGCTGACCACCACGCCGGAACGCGCGGCCACCCTGACCTGCGCCCCCGGACCCTCGGGCACCCACCCGGCCGCCGCGTCGGCCTGTGCGGAACTCAACGGCGTCGACGGCGACCTCGACGCCCTGACGATGAGGGAGGGCGTCTTCTGCACCAAGCAGTACGACCCGGTCGTCGTCACCGTCGACGGGGTGTGGCAGGGGCAGCGCGTCTCCTACGAGCGGATCTTCTCCAACGAGTGCGTGATGAACGCTCACGGTTCGAGCGTCTTCGCGTTCTGA
- a CDS encoding lactate 2-monooxygenase, with protein MAKHWADFQYEIYLNGMTGAVPRLPTDLTRLEELTEQRLGPGPVGYVAGSAGDGSTARANRAALERRRIVPRMLRDVHERDLSVEVLGRALPAPLALAPVGVLSIMHPDAESAAARAAAAQGVPFVLSSASSTPMEQVAEAMGDAERWFQLYWPKDPEVARSFLGRARAAGFTALVVTLDTPLLSWRPRDLDQAYLPFLRGVGTANYFSDPAFLAGLAKPVHEDPDAAVMHFVGMFADPAKTWPDLAFLRENWDGPIVLKGVLHPDDARLAADAGMDGVVVSNHGGRQVAGSIAAADALPRVAQAVGDRLTVLFDSGVRTGDDVFKALALGARAVLLGRPYVYGLGLDGQAGVEHVIRCLLAELDLTLALAGHAVPGTVGPGDLVEGTA; from the coding sequence ATGGCGAAGCACTGGGCGGACTTCCAGTACGAGATCTACCTGAACGGGATGACGGGTGCCGTGCCCCGGCTGCCCACGGACCTGACCCGGCTGGAGGAGCTGACCGAGCAGCGGCTCGGGCCGGGCCCGGTCGGCTACGTGGCGGGCAGCGCGGGGGACGGCAGTACGGCCCGCGCCAACCGGGCCGCGCTCGAGCGCCGCCGGATCGTCCCGCGCATGCTGCGGGACGTGCACGAACGCGACCTGTCGGTGGAGGTGCTGGGCCGCGCGCTGCCGGCGCCGCTGGCGCTGGCGCCGGTCGGGGTGCTGTCGATCATGCACCCGGACGCCGAGTCCGCCGCCGCCCGGGCCGCCGCCGCGCAGGGCGTTCCGTTCGTCCTGTCCTCCGCGTCCAGCACGCCGATGGAGCAGGTCGCCGAGGCGATGGGCGACGCGGAGCGCTGGTTCCAGCTGTACTGGCCGAAGGACCCCGAGGTGGCCCGGAGCTTCCTGGGCCGGGCGAGGGCCGCCGGGTTCACGGCGCTCGTCGTCACCCTGGACACCCCCCTGCTGTCCTGGCGGCCGCGCGACCTGGACCAGGCGTACCTGCCGTTCCTGCGCGGGGTGGGCACCGCCAACTACTTCTCGGACCCGGCCTTCCTGGCGGGGCTGGCCAAGCCGGTGCACGAGGACCCGGACGCGGCGGTGATGCACTTCGTCGGCATGTTCGCCGACCCGGCCAAGACCTGGCCGGACCTGGCGTTCCTGCGGGAGAACTGGGACGGCCCGATCGTCCTCAAGGGCGTGCTGCACCCGGACGACGCCCGGCTCGCCGCCGACGCGGGGATGGACGGCGTGGTGGTGTCCAACCACGGCGGCCGCCAGGTGGCCGGGTCGATCGCGGCGGCGGACGCGCTGCCCCGCGTGGCGCAGGCCGTCGGCGACCGGCTCACCGTGCTGTTCGACAGCGGGGTGCGCACCGGCGACGACGTCTTCAAGGCCCTCGCCCTCGGCGCGCGGGCGGTGCTGCTGGGCCGGCCGTACGTGTACGGACTGGGGCTCGACGGGCAGGCGGGCGTGGAGCACGTGATCCGCTGCCTGCTCGCCGAGCTGGACCTCACCCTCGCCCTGGCGGGGCATGCCGTGCCGGGCACGGTCGGGCCCGGCGACCTCGTGGAGGGGACCGCCTGA
- a CDS encoding iron-containing redox enzyme family protein has translation MEHLSEEPRLPSPRGPLSSAVQEYLRGTGPLPAPGQAAAAPAYGDDLQLALYLCYELHYRGFAGVAPGLEWDPELLRTRAALEDRFLTALRADVPRRDGVDDALAGILVEPVDGTGVSHFLRDEGELWHVREYAAQRSLYHLKEADPHAWVLPRLRGRAKAAMAAVEFDEYGGGRPDRVHARLFADLMTDLGLDTTYGRYLDAACAELLVTVNLMSLFGLHRSLRGALVGHFAAVEITSSPGSRRLAEAMRRTGAGPAAEHFYDEHVEADAVHEQVVRHDVIAGLLEDEPHLAADVAFGVDATVFTEDRLGDRLLSDWRAGRSSLRTP, from the coding sequence ATGGAACACCTGAGCGAAGAACCCCGGCTGCCCTCGCCCCGCGGCCCCCTCAGCTCCGCCGTCCAGGAGTATCTGCGGGGCACCGGCCCGCTGCCCGCGCCCGGGCAGGCGGCGGCCGCCCCCGCGTACGGCGACGATCTCCAGCTCGCCCTGTACCTGTGCTACGAACTGCACTACCGCGGTTTCGCGGGCGTGGCGCCCGGCCTCGAATGGGACCCGGAGCTGCTGCGGACCCGTGCCGCCCTGGAGGACCGCTTCCTCACCGCCCTGCGCGCGGACGTCCCGCGGCGCGACGGCGTCGACGACGCGCTCGCCGGGATCCTGGTGGAGCCGGTGGACGGCACCGGCGTCAGCCACTTCCTGCGGGACGAGGGCGAGCTGTGGCACGTGCGCGAGTACGCCGCGCAGCGGTCGCTGTACCACCTGAAGGAGGCCGACCCGCACGCCTGGGTGCTGCCCCGGCTGCGGGGGCGCGCCAAGGCGGCGATGGCGGCGGTGGAGTTCGACGAGTACGGCGGCGGCCGCCCCGACCGGGTGCACGCCCGCCTGTTCGCCGACCTGATGACGGACCTGGGCCTGGACACGACGTACGGCCGCTACCTGGACGCCGCGTGCGCCGAGCTCCTGGTCACGGTGAACCTCATGTCGCTCTTCGGGCTGCACCGCTCCCTCAGGGGCGCCCTGGTGGGCCACTTCGCGGCGGTCGAGATCACCTCCTCGCCGGGTTCCCGGCGGCTCGCCGAGGCGATGCGCCGCACCGGCGCGGGCCCGGCCGCCGAGCACTTCTACGACGAGCACGTGGAGGCGGACGCGGTGCACGAGCAGGTGGTCCGCCACGACGTCATCGCCGGTCTGCTGGAGGACGAGCCGCATCTCGCCGCGGACGTCGCCTTCGGCGTCGACGCCACGGTGTTCACGGAGGACCGGCTCGGCGACCGGCTGCTCTCCGACTGGCGGGCGGGCCGGTCGTCGCTGCGTACCCCCTGA
- a CDS encoding RICIN domain-containing protein, producing MPTPHPPRPPYPPPGGDPGESDELLAARLRGRPEGEAARAVALLTARHWQAVHDYAVVCLASSGPTAAMVTGAALHRVLDRVAHGEPAVALRPALLVAVRDTVREWAADDRITGVLPALRKPAGGRGMRTAATMTPENRTLAQRAFRSLPALARCLLWHVEVEAEPISVPAGLLGMDPDIASGALERARDTFRQGCVQAHRELSPTNDCRFYNRLLDVPIRRGGALLPDVRKHLAECRHCRNAAEQLSHFEGGLGTLLAEAVLGWGARRYLDSRPGRAVSGPRGGRAARRGHRRGGGPSGSGRHRLLSRIPVPDRLAGIALPDPVRSTRTLLTGLGAVSAGVLVSVLIAGSSTPDGGGADPTGATGVAGGASVPSVSPPGAAGLPTAPERTRLRNVASGLCLDIRSEPQDGVGARLAECSARWTQQWTYEDDGLLRSVADPGLCLDSHKDAGVVVLGTCADRGDRRGDDVRYDLTGQGELLPRWDGQLALTPTALDANADIVVKVRGRTADQRWAAEPVRTAEGSLSISGTRTPAALHAELTRPVM from the coding sequence GTGCCCACCCCCCACCCCCCTCGACCTCCGTATCCCCCGCCCGGCGGGGACCCCGGGGAGTCCGACGAGCTCCTCGCCGCCCGGTTGCGAGGCCGTCCGGAGGGCGAAGCCGCCCGTGCCGTCGCGCTGCTGACGGCGCGGCACTGGCAGGCCGTGCACGACTACGCGGTCGTCTGCCTCGCCTCGTCCGGGCCGACCGCGGCGATGGTCACCGGAGCCGCCCTGCACCGGGTCCTGGACCGGGTCGCCCACGGCGAGCCGGCCGTCGCGCTGCGCCCGGCGCTGCTGGTGGCCGTGCGGGACACGGTCCGGGAGTGGGCCGCCGACGATCGGATAACCGGTGTTCTGCCCGCGCTGCGGAAACCGGCCGGCGGACGCGGTATGCGCACCGCGGCGACCATGACCCCGGAAAATCGCACCCTCGCTCAGCGGGCATTCCGGTCCCTGCCCGCACTCGCGCGCTGTCTGCTGTGGCACGTCGAGGTCGAGGCGGAACCCATTTCCGTCCCGGCCGGTCTGCTCGGCATGGATCCCGACATCGCGTCGGGCGCACTCGAACGGGCACGTGACACATTCCGTCAAGGTTGTGTCCAAGCCCATCGGGAACTGTCACCGACGAACGACTGCCGCTTCTACAACCGCCTCCTCGACGTCCCCATCCGCCGGGGCGGGGCCCTGCTGCCGGACGTCCGGAAGCATCTGGCGGAGTGCCGCCACTGCCGGAACGCGGCGGAACAACTCAGCCATTTCGAGGGCGGACTGGGCACGCTGCTGGCCGAGGCGGTGCTCGGCTGGGGCGCCCGGCGCTATCTCGACTCGCGCCCCGGCCGCGCGGTGTCGGGTCCGCGCGGCGGCCGCGCCGCCCGCCGCGGGCACCGGCGCGGCGGAGGGCCCTCCGGCAGCGGCCGCCACCGCCTGCTGTCCCGGATCCCCGTTCCCGACCGGCTCGCGGGCATCGCGCTCCCGGACCCGGTGCGCTCCACCAGGACGCTCCTCACCGGCCTCGGTGCCGTCTCCGCCGGGGTGCTGGTGAGCGTGCTCATCGCCGGGTCCTCCACGCCGGACGGCGGCGGCGCCGACCCGACCGGAGCCACCGGCGTCGCGGGCGGCGCCTCCGTGCCGTCCGTGTCCCCGCCCGGCGCCGCCGGACTCCCCACGGCGCCGGAGCGCACCCGGCTGCGCAACGTCGCCTCCGGCCTGTGCCTCGACATCCGGAGCGAGCCCCAGGACGGCGTCGGCGCCCGGCTGGCGGAGTGCTCCGCCCGGTGGACCCAGCAGTGGACGTACGAGGACGACGGGCTGCTGCGCAGCGTGGCCGACCCCGGTCTGTGCCTGGACTCGCACAAGGACGCCGGTGTCGTGGTCCTCGGCACCTGCGCCGACCGGGGCGACCGGCGGGGCGACGACGTGCGCTACGACCTCACCGGGCAGGGCGAGCTGCTGCCCCGCTGGGACGGACAACTGGCCCTCACCCCGACCGCCCTTGACGCGAACGCCGACATCGTCGTCAAGGTGCGCGGCCGGACCGCGGACCAGCGCTGGGCGGCGGAGCCGGTGCGGACCGCCGAGGGCTCCCTGTCGATCAGCGGCACCCGGACACCGGCCGCGCTCCACGCGGAGCTGACCCGTCCGGTGATGTGA
- a CDS encoding HemK2/MTQ2 family protein methyltransferase — protein sequence MAPPGVYAPQEDTELLAGALSDEPVPPGADVLDVGTGSGALALEAARRGTRVTAVDVSWRAVCATRLNALAAGVQVRVRRGNLFEPVRGRSFDLILANPPYVPAPGGERPPRGAARAWDAGGDGRLVLDRICREAPALLRPGGVLLLVQSALSGPDLTLGHLREAGMKAAVTRRRHISFGPVLRARERWLRERGLLPPAEDKEELVVIRAELPV from the coding sequence ATGGCACCCCCGGGCGTGTACGCCCCTCAGGAGGACACCGAGCTGCTGGCCGGCGCCCTGTCCGACGAGCCGGTCCCGCCGGGCGCGGACGTTCTCGACGTGGGGACCGGATCCGGTGCCCTGGCCCTGGAGGCCGCCCGCCGCGGCACACGCGTGACCGCGGTCGACGTCTCGTGGCGGGCGGTGTGCGCCACGCGGCTGAACGCGCTGGCGGCAGGGGTCCAGGTGCGGGTACGGCGCGGAAACCTGTTCGAGCCGGTGCGGGGGCGGTCGTTCGATCTGATCCTCGCCAATCCCCCGTACGTTCCGGCGCCCGGCGGCGAGAGGCCGCCGCGCGGTGCCGCCCGGGCCTGGGACGCGGGCGGTGACGGGCGGCTCGTGCTGGACCGGATCTGCCGGGAGGCGCCGGCGCTGCTGCGGCCCGGCGGTGTGCTGCTGCTCGTGCAGTCCGCGCTCAGCGGTCCCGACCTGACCCTCGGCCACCTGCGGGAGGCCGGGATGAAGGCCGCGGTGACCCGGCGCCGGCACATTTCGTTCGGTCCGGTGCTGCGGGCCAGGGAACGCTGGCTGCGGGAGCGTGGGCTGCTGCCGCCGGCCGAGGACAAGGAAGAGCTGGTGGTGATCCGTGCCGAACTCCCCGTCTGA
- a CDS encoding flavodoxin family protein has protein sequence MKALVINCTLKRSPETSNTEALFRAVTEHLQKDGVEVDVVRAVDLDIAPGVVSEAVHEGDAWPEVRAKILESEILVIASPTWLGQPSSVAKRVLERMDAMLSETDDEGRPVAYNRVAGVVVTGNEDGAHHVISEITGGLQDIGYTIPGQAWTYWNQGPGPGPSFLEGGSGHDWSRRTARAMAANLLGVARALEARPLGPPPQ, from the coding sequence GTGAAGGCACTCGTGATCAATTGCACCCTCAAGAGGTCACCGGAGACCTCCAACACCGAGGCGCTCTTCCGCGCCGTCACCGAGCACCTGCAGAAGGACGGCGTGGAGGTCGACGTCGTCCGCGCGGTCGACCTGGACATCGCCCCGGGCGTGGTCAGCGAGGCCGTGCACGAGGGCGACGCCTGGCCGGAGGTCCGCGCGAAGATCCTCGAGTCCGAGATCCTCGTCATCGCCTCGCCGACCTGGCTCGGCCAGCCGTCGTCGGTCGCCAAACGGGTCCTGGAGCGGATGGACGCCATGCTGTCCGAGACGGACGACGAGGGCCGGCCGGTCGCCTACAACCGGGTGGCGGGCGTCGTCGTCACCGGCAACGAGGACGGCGCCCACCACGTGATCAGCGAGATCACCGGCGGCCTGCAGGACATCGGCTACACCATCCCCGGCCAGGCGTGGACCTACTGGAACCAGGGCCCCGGCCCGGGCCCCAGCTTCCTCGAGGGCGGGAGCGGCCACGACTGGTCGCGCAGGACCGCCCGCGCCATGGCCGCCAACCTGCTCGGGGTGGCCCGAGCCCTGGAGGCACGGCCGCTCGGGCCGCCGCCGCAGTAG
- a CDS encoding toxin Doc: protein MAPVLHIDVPWLLQRHEEVLPDQPTINDFSALVAAVARHRVDPPRLGVDSDPAWRAAALLHTLAVLRPLPSANARFACATAVAYMFVSGVGIDPPYGALVDLARDLMSGTTDVYGAADRLRSWQI from the coding sequence ATGGCTCCCGTCCTGCACATCGACGTGCCCTGGCTGCTCCAGCGGCACGAGGAGGTCCTCCCGGACCAGCCCACCATCAACGACTTCTCCGCGCTGGTCGCCGCCGTGGCCCGGCACCGGGTCGACCCGCCCCGCCTCGGCGTGGACTCCGACCCGGCCTGGCGGGCCGCGGCTCTGCTGCACACCCTCGCCGTGCTCCGCCCGCTGCCGTCGGCCAACGCCCGCTTCGCCTGCGCCACGGCGGTGGCGTACATGTTCGTCAGCGGCGTCGGCATCGACCCGCCCTACGGCGCCCTCGTCGACCTCGCCCGCGATCTGATGTCCGGTACGACGGACGTCTACGGCGCGGCGGACCGTTTGCGGTCCTGGCAGATCTGA
- a CDS encoding glycoside hydrolase family 9 protein: MNRRRTALLSLTGLLATALTALPAAPAGADEVEQVRNGTFDTGTDPWWASANVTAGPSEGRLCADVPGGTANRWDAAVGQNDITLVKGESYRFSFTATGSPAGHAVRAIVGLSVAPYDTYHEVTPQLSVSGDTYTYTFTSPVDTAQGQVGFQLGGSADPWRFCVDDVSLLGGVEPEPYVPDTGPRVRVNQVAYLPAGPKNATLVTDAGERLPWQLKDADGDVVRQGWTVPRGVDASSGQNVHSIDFGGFRGRGEGYTLTADGETSRPFDIGASAYERLRLDSAKYYYTQRSGTEIRDDLRPGYGRPAGHVDVAPNRGDGDVPCQPGVCDYTLDVTGGWYDAGDHGKYVVNGGISTWEVLSTYERARHARTGQADRLGDGTLDIPESGNGVPDILDEARWELEFLLKMQVPEGEPLAGMAHHKIHDEQWTGLPLLPSDDPQKRELHPPTTAATLNLAATAAQAARLYRPHDEEFAAKALAAARQAWTAALAHPERYADPDDGIGGGAYPDGDVTDEFYWAAAELYLTTGEKQFKEYVLNSPVHTADIFGPLGFDWSRTAAAGRLDLATVPNKLPGRDAVRRSVVKGADRYLATLRAHPYGMPYAPADNVYDWGSSHQILNNAVVLATAYDLTGAAKYRDGALQSMDYILGRNALNISYVTGYGEVHAHNQHSRWYARQLDPNLPSPPAGTLSGGPNSSIQDPYAQSKLQGCVAQFCFIDDIQSWSTNEHTINWNAALTRMASFVADQG, encoded by the coding sequence GTGAACAGACGCAGAACCGCTCTGCTGTCCCTGACCGGCCTGCTGGCGACCGCGCTCACCGCGCTGCCCGCCGCACCCGCCGGGGCCGACGAGGTCGAGCAGGTCAGGAACGGCACCTTCGACACCGGCACCGACCCCTGGTGGGCCTCGGCGAACGTCACCGCGGGCCCGTCCGAGGGCCGCCTGTGCGCGGACGTCCCCGGCGGCACCGCCAACCGCTGGGACGCCGCCGTCGGCCAGAACGACATCACGCTGGTGAAGGGGGAGTCGTACCGCTTCTCCTTCACCGCGACCGGCTCGCCCGCGGGCCACGCCGTCCGGGCGATCGTCGGCCTGTCGGTGGCCCCGTACGACACCTACCACGAGGTCACCCCGCAGCTCAGCGTCTCCGGCGACACGTACACCTACACCTTCACCTCCCCCGTCGACACCGCCCAGGGCCAGGTCGGCTTCCAGCTCGGCGGCAGCGCCGACCCCTGGCGCTTCTGCGTGGACGACGTGTCCCTGCTCGGCGGGGTCGAGCCCGAGCCGTACGTGCCCGACACCGGGCCCCGGGTCCGCGTCAACCAGGTCGCCTACCTGCCCGCCGGGCCGAAGAACGCCACCCTCGTCACCGACGCCGGCGAGCGCCTGCCCTGGCAGCTGAAGGACGCCGACGGCGACGTGGTCCGGCAGGGCTGGACCGTGCCGCGCGGCGTGGACGCCTCCTCCGGGCAGAACGTCCACTCCATCGACTTCGGGGGCTTCCGCGGGCGCGGCGAGGGCTACACGCTGACCGCGGACGGCGAGACGAGCCGGCCCTTCGACATCGGCGCGAGCGCCTACGAGCGGCTGCGGCTGGACTCGGCGAAGTACTACTACACCCAGCGCAGCGGCACCGAGATCCGCGACGACCTGCGCCCCGGCTACGGCCGCCCGGCCGGACACGTGGACGTGGCACCCAACCGGGGCGACGGCGACGTGCCCTGCCAGCCGGGCGTCTGCGACTACACGCTGGACGTCACCGGCGGCTGGTACGACGCCGGCGACCACGGCAAGTACGTCGTCAACGGAGGCATCAGCACCTGGGAGGTGCTGAGCACCTACGAACGCGCCCGGCACGCCCGCACCGGGCAGGCGGACAGGCTCGGCGACGGCACCCTGGACATCCCGGAGAGCGGCAACGGGGTGCCGGACATCCTCGACGAGGCCCGCTGGGAGCTGGAGTTCCTGCTGAAGATGCAGGTGCCCGAGGGCGAGCCGCTGGCCGGCATGGCCCACCACAAGATCCACGACGAGCAGTGGACCGGGCTGCCGCTGCTGCCCAGCGACGACCCGCAGAAGCGGGAACTGCACCCGCCGACCACCGCCGCCACCCTGAACCTGGCGGCCACGGCCGCCCAGGCGGCGCGCCTGTACCGGCCCCACGACGAGGAGTTCGCCGCGAAGGCCCTGGCGGCCGCACGCCAGGCGTGGACGGCGGCCCTCGCCCACCCGGAGAGGTACGCCGACCCGGACGACGGCATCGGCGGCGGCGCCTACCCCGACGGCGACGTCACCGACGAGTTCTACTGGGCGGCGGCCGAGCTGTACCTCACCACGGGCGAGAAGCAGTTCAAGGAGTACGTGCTGAACTCCCCGGTGCACACCGCCGACATCTTCGGCCCCCTCGGCTTCGACTGGTCGCGCACCGCGGCGGCCGGCCGGCTCGACCTGGCGACCGTGCCGAACAAGCTGCCCGGCCGGGACGCGGTCCGCCGCTCCGTCGTCAAGGGCGCCGACCGTTACCTGGCCACGCTCAGGGCCCATCCGTACGGCATGCCGTACGCGCCGGCCGACAACGTCTACGACTGGGGCTCCAGCCACCAGATCCTCAACAACGCGGTCGTCCTCGCCACCGCCTACGACCTCACCGGCGCCGCGAAGTACCGTGACGGCGCGCTGCAGAGCATGGACTACATCCTGGGCCGCAACGCCCTGAACATCTCGTACGTCACCGGCTACGGCGAGGTCCACGCGCACAACCAGCACAGCCGCTGGTACGCCCGCCAGCTCGACCCGAACCTGCCGAGCCCGCCCGCCGGCACCTTGTCCGGCGGACCCAACTCCAGCATCCAGGACCCCTACGCCCAGTCCAAGCTCCAGGGCTGCGTCGCCCAGTTCTGCTTCATCGACGACATCCAGTCCTGGTCCACCAACGAACACACCATCAACTGGAACGCCGCCCTGACCCGCATGGCCTCCTTCGTGGCCGACCAGGGCTAA